In Halarcobacter mediterraneus, the following proteins share a genomic window:
- a CDS encoding HpcH/HpaI aldolase/citrate lyase family protein has translation MTASVVDLSKLTANDDLTPVLGGHWPGIQIYYPPIKYNPLDGSYETMEQAKLRLQKHAYKTKAHTVLFDLEDGCRQKAMSRKLLIEELPKFPERDFQIAIRINPFRTDEYEEDLKMIKQVHKYIDAIVLAKAGEVYGSAEIRDLSSWLVSIGSNLQIQPIIEHPKSLQIADKLMSHSTVKHVVFGIHDFSKAMAYKITPEGWIDELETFFNMLTMEARVKGKGVIGGVEVLLTPNSLPDSCVEKKDIRRWLDLHGDDASRHVYAHAKRETAMGLTGKQVITPNHINVCKVAFTPSPKEIAKDVSILRAAIEADALLSGAIRYEGEMLDPPMFGKSLQNLLRAYALNSLSKEDEAFAVNVLNRMPLHTFKENWPYGLI, from the coding sequence TATCCACCAATCAAATATAATCCATTAGATGGAAGTTATGAGACAATGGAACAAGCAAAGCTTAGATTACAAAAGCATGCTTATAAAACAAAAGCTCATACTGTTTTATTTGATTTAGAAGATGGTTGTAGACAAAAAGCTATGTCAAGAAAACTTTTAATTGAGGAATTACCAAAGTTCCCAGAAAGAGATTTTCAAATAGCTATTAGAATTAACCCTTTTAGAACAGATGAATATGAAGAAGATTTAAAAATGATTAAACAAGTGCATAAATACATCGATGCAATTGTTTTAGCAAAAGCTGGGGAAGTTTATGGAAGTGCAGAGATTAGAGATTTATCTTCTTGGTTAGTTTCTATTGGAAGTAATTTACAAATTCAACCAATTATAGAACATCCAAAGTCTTTACAAATTGCAGACAAATTAATGAGTCACTCTACAGTTAAACATGTAGTATTTGGTATTCACGATTTCTCTAAAGCAATGGCTTATAAAATCACGCCTGAGGGTTGGATTGATGAGTTAGAGACTTTCTTTAATATGCTTACTATGGAAGCAAGAGTTAAAGGAAAAGGTGTAATTGGTGGGGTTGAAGTACTATTAACACCAAACTCTTTACCTGATTCTTGTGTTGAGAAAAAAGATATTAGAAGATGGTTGGATTTACATGGTGATGATGCTTCAAGACATGTTTATGCCCATGCAAAAAGAGAAACTGCAATGGGATTAACAGGTAAACAAGTTATTACTCCAAATCATATTAATGTTTGTAAAGTTGCATTTACACCATCTCCTAAAGAGATTGCAAAAGATGTATCTATTTTAAGAGCTGCTATAGAAGCAGATGCATTATTATCAGGAGCAATTAGATATGAGGGAGAAATGTTAGATCCTCCAATGTTTGGTAAATCTTTACAAAACTTATTAAGAGCATATGCTTTAAATAGTCTTTCAAAAGAAGATGAAGCATTTGCAGTAAATGTATTAAATAGAATGCCATTACATACATTTAAAGAAAACTGGCCATACGGTCTAATCTAA
- a CDS encoding aldolase/citrate lyase family protein — MSSTIEIEVPEFLNIGVACTSAHLGTKKENNTAMIIEDDKLGTDEITYKDLAEKSDQVCNFLTSIGIGARDRVLVCLKNSLAYPISFFGSIKAGIIAVPTSTLLSGSEVKYLAEDSQASAIVLSASMYENLVPYLENLDNLKTIIVAATDSVENLNKPKGIKVYALNDILKNTDKTPNHYNSKAGEPAYLVYTSGTTGFPKGVLHSHRSLVGRTPATEYWFNFKENDRIMHSGKFNWTYVLGSALMDPLFNGHTVIAYEGANDASTWIDLIKKHKCTIFIGVPTIYRQIIQKTDFTIENCPSLRYCMSAGEHLSTEMIELWRERFKQDIFEAIGMSECSYYISHSVNNPIRPGSAGFVQPGHTVKLLNPETLEEVGVEEEGMICIGIDDPGLFLEYWQLEDETAKAKHDGYFFTGDYAKKDKDGYIWFIGRKDDIINTFGFRVSPHEVERVVKTHPLVADCVAFGFELAKDKTLVAIAVIGHEELNEEQQEEVLKYSQDNLAKYKAPKKIFAMKDYPRTKNGKVLRKQLVKNIHEEELAHSKGEEVIEYKARRSMLFVPSYNKHNVEKAKSVLADTVIFDLEAILHEQREVGREVVKDVYKNQGCKFGESERILRINNLGSEDLQKDIELAKEIELDGLLFSKIDSKEDVLEAARIIDEVNPELTLMIMIETPMSVLNIQEICAASDRLEVVVVGSNKLANRLQIDIKKGSKAMFNYLSQVALAAKAYGKTVIDGPHFDVHDEFACEDSTKDAFNLGFDGKSLIHPVQIEYINDIFTPKQAEVLEYEEMINSYEEAKKQGKEVIMHNNKLVDGSRIKWAKKMITLYETYKSLGQNLFDK; from the coding sequence ATGAGTTCAACTATTGAAATCGAAGTACCAGAATTTTTAAATATTGGTGTTGCTTGTACATCTGCACATCTTGGTACAAAAAAAGAAAACAATACTGCAATGATTATTGAAGATGATAAATTAGGAACTGATGAAATAACTTATAAAGATTTAGCTGAAAAATCTGACCAAGTTTGTAACTTCCTTACATCTATAGGAATTGGAGCTAGAGATAGAGTTTTAGTTTGTCTAAAAAATTCTTTAGCTTATCCAATTTCATTTTTTGGAAGTATTAAAGCAGGAATTATTGCTGTACCAACATCAACACTTTTAAGTGGTTCTGAAGTTAAATATTTAGCAGAAGACTCACAAGCAAGTGCAATTGTATTATCAGCTTCTATGTATGAAAACTTAGTTCCATACTTAGAAAATCTTGATAACTTAAAAACAATTATTGTTGCAGCAACAGATAGTGTTGAAAATTTAAATAAACCTAAAGGTATTAAAGTTTATGCCTTAAATGATATCTTGAAAAATACAGATAAAACACCTAATCATTATAATTCAAAAGCTGGTGAACCTGCATACTTAGTATATACATCAGGAACAACTGGTTTCCCTAAAGGTGTTTTACATTCTCATAGATCATTAGTTGGAAGAACTCCTGCTACTGAATATTGGTTTAATTTTAAAGAGAATGATAGAATCATGCACTCTGGTAAGTTTAACTGGACATATGTATTAGGTTCTGCATTAATGGATCCATTATTTAATGGACATACTGTAATTGCATATGAAGGTGCAAATGATGCTTCTACATGGATTGATTTGATTAAAAAACATAAATGTACAATTTTTATTGGTGTACCAACAATTTATAGACAAATTATCCAAAAAACAGATTTCACAATTGAGAATTGCCCTAGCTTAAGATATTGTATGTCTGCTGGGGAGCACTTATCAACTGAAATGATTGAATTATGGAGAGAAAGATTTAAACAAGATATCTTTGAAGCAATTGGTATGTCTGAGTGTTCATACTACATTTCACACTCTGTTAATAATCCAATTAGACCAGGAAGTGCTGGTTTTGTTCAGCCAGGGCATACTGTTAAATTATTAAATCCTGAAACACTTGAAGAAGTTGGTGTTGAAGAAGAAGGTATGATTTGTATTGGAATTGATGACCCAGGTTTATTTTTAGAATACTGGCAACTTGAAGATGAAACAGCAAAAGCTAAACATGATGGATACTTCTTTACAGGAGATTATGCAAAAAAAGATAAAGATGGATACATCTGGTTTATTGGTAGAAAAGATGATATTATCAATACTTTTGGATTTAGAGTATCACCACATGAAGTTGAAAGGGTTGTAAAAACTCATCCTTTAGTAGCAGATTGTGTAGCATTTGGTTTTGAACTTGCAAAAGATAAAACTTTAGTAGCTATTGCTGTAATTGGACATGAAGAATTAAATGAAGAACAACAAGAAGAAGTATTAAAATATTCTCAAGATAATCTTGCAAAATATAAAGCACCAAAGAAAATTTTTGCAATGAAAGATTATCCAAGAACTAAAAATGGTAAAGTTCTTAGAAAACAACTTGTAAAAAATATTCATGAAGAAGAGCTTGCACACTCAAAAGGTGAAGAAGTAATAGAATATAAAGCTAGAAGATCTATGTTATTCGTACCGTCATACAATAAACATAATGTAGAAAAAGCTAAATCTGTACTTGCTGACACTGTGATATTTGACCTAGAAGCTATTTTGCATGAGCAAAGAGAAGTTGGAAGAGAAGTTGTAAAAGATGTGTATAAAAACCAAGGTTGTAAGTTTGGTGAATCTGAAAGAATATTAAGAATCAACAATTTAGGGAGTGAAGACTTACAAAAAGATATTGAGTTAGCAAAAGAGATTGAACTTGATGGTTTATTATTTTCTAAAATTGACTCAAAAGAAGATGTTCTAGAAGCAGCAAGAATTATTGATGAAGTTAATCCTGAGCTAACATTAATGATTATGATTGAAACTCCAATGTCAGTATTAAATATTCAAGAAATTTGTGCTGCCAGTGATAGACTTGAAGTTGTAGTAGTTGGTTCAAATAAATTAGCAAATAGACTTCAAATTGATATTAAAAAAGGTTCTAAAGCAATGTTTAATTACCTATCACAAGTTGCACTTGCTGCTAAAGCATATGGTAAAACTGTTATTGATGGACCACATTTTGATGTTCATGATGAGTTTGCTTGCGAAGATTCAACTAAAGATGCATTTAATTTAGGTTTTGATGGTAAATCACTGATTCATCCTGTTCAAATTGAGTATATCAATGATATCTTTACGCCAAAACAAGCTGAAGTTTTAGAGTATGAAGAGATGATTAACTCTTATGAAGAAGCTAAAAAGCAAGGAAAAGAAGTAATTATGCACAACAATAAACTTGTTGATGGTTCAAGAATCAAATGGGCTAAAAAAATGATTACTCTTTATGAAACATACAAATCATTAGGTCAAAACCTATTTGATAAATAA
- a CDS encoding MaoC family dehydratase has product MSNKINMGNFFEDFSIGQKIVHPLPRTITDGDVSLYIAFTGSRFSLHSSDVVAKEMGYEKRPIDDVLMFHLTFGKSVQDISLNAIANLGYAEISFPNPVYIGDTVSMTSTVIGLKENSNGKSGVVYVHSIGVNQKNEEVLNFKRWVMVHKKDKTTTTGIKEIPEFKESTPILDEINIPQIKCVDTNASGGSFFFEDYEKGERLNHPEGITVDNSDHTLATKLYQNNAKVHFNDHMMKSTPMKERLMYGGIVISMARAISFNGLQNAQWMYAINSGAHANPTYAGDTIYAYTEVIDTIDHKRDDIGLLRLRTVAVKNQKPQEIETPKGEDGKYLKNVVLDLDYTVVIPKKKTKK; this is encoded by the coding sequence GTGTCTAATAAGATAAATATGGGAAACTTTTTTGAAGATTTTTCAATAGGACAAAAAATAGTACACCCTCTTCCTAGAACAATCACTGATGGTGATGTATCTTTATACATCGCTTTCACTGGTTCTAGATTTTCTTTACACTCATCTGATGTAGTAGCAAAAGAAATGGGTTATGAGAAAAGACCAATTGATGATGTACTAATGTTCCACTTAACTTTTGGAAAGTCAGTACAAGATATTTCATTAAATGCCATTGCTAACTTAGGTTATGCAGAGATTTCATTCCCAAATCCAGTTTATATTGGAGATACAGTTTCTATGACTTCAACTGTGATTGGATTAAAAGAGAATTCAAATGGTAAATCTGGAGTTGTTTATGTTCACTCTATTGGTGTAAACCAAAAAAATGAAGAAGTACTTAACTTCAAAAGATGGGTTATGGTTCATAAAAAAGATAAGACTACAACTACAGGTATCAAAGAGATCCCAGAGTTTAAAGAATCAACTCCAATTTTAGATGAGATTAATATTCCTCAAATCAAATGTGTTGATACTAATGCTTCTGGTGGAAGCTTCTTTTTTGAAGATTATGAAAAAGGTGAAAGACTAAATCACCCAGAGGGTATTACAGTTGATAATAGTGACCATACTTTAGCAACTAAGTTATACCAAAACAATGCGAAGGTTCATTTCAATGACCATATGATGAAATCTACTCCTATGAAAGAGAGATTAATGTATGGTGGAATTGTTATCTCTATGGCAAGAGCAATTTCATTTAATGGCTTACAAAATGCACAATGGATGTATGCTATTAATAGTGGAGCTCATGCTAACCCAACATATGCAGGAGATACTATCTATGCATACACAGAAGTGATTGATACTATTGATCATAAAAGAGATGATATTGGTTTATTAAGATTAAGAACAGTTGCTGTTAAAAATCAAAAACCCCAAGAGATTGAAACACCAAAAGGTGAAGATGGTAAGTACTTAAAAAATGTAGTACTTGATTTAGATTACACTGTTGTAATCCCAAAGAAAAAAACAAAAAAATAA
- a CDS encoding HpcH/HpaI aldolase/citrate lyase family protein, whose protein sequence is MTHPNEALFESGKSLPIIPTCEHFAGSEKLIKKGFEMQRKLGPVFDITCDCEDGAETGKEVEHAEMIVRVVNSEDNPYAMAGTRIHDFSHPDWRQDVDILVPGAGEKLAYITLPKSTSYEDVKTQVEYVQKVAKEAGISREIPIHILIETHGALQDVEKIATLPWLQVLDFGLMDFVSGYQGAIPAINMRSPGQFDHRLIAAAKAKVAQAAIQNHVIPAHNVTLDLKNPYQTYKDAQRARNEFGFMRMWSIYPTQVQAIVDAMKPDFTELEAAQNILLAAQDAEWGPIQYDGELHDRATYRYFWELVQRAKFSGAKLLDDVEKRFFA, encoded by the coding sequence ATGACACACCCTAATGAAGCACTATTTGAATCTGGAAAATCTTTACCGATTATTCCTACTTGTGAGCACTTTGCAGGAAGCGAAAAGCTAATCAAAAAAGGTTTTGAGATGCAAAGAAAACTTGGACCTGTTTTTGATATCACTTGTGATTGTGAAGATGGAGCTGAGACTGGTAAAGAAGTTGAACATGCAGAAATGATTGTTAGAGTTGTAAATTCAGAAGATAATCCATATGCAATGGCAGGTACACGAATCCATGATTTCTCTCATCCAGATTGGAGACAAGATGTTGATATTTTAGTACCAGGAGCTGGTGAAAAATTAGCATATATTACATTACCAAAATCTACTTCTTATGAAGATGTAAAAACTCAAGTTGAATATGTTCAAAAAGTGGCAAAAGAAGCTGGTATTTCAAGAGAAATTCCAATTCATATCTTAATTGAGACTCATGGTGCATTACAAGATGTTGAAAAAATCGCTACATTACCATGGTTACAAGTATTAGATTTTGGTTTAATGGACTTTGTATCAGGATACCAAGGTGCTATTCCTGCAATTAATATGAGAAGTCCAGGTCAATTTGACCATAGATTAATTGCAGCTGCTAAAGCAAAAGTTGCACAAGCTGCTATTCAAAATCATGTTATTCCTGCACACAATGTAACATTAGACCTTAAAAATCCATACCAAACTTATAAAGACGCCCAAAGAGCTAGAAATGAGTTTGGATTTATGAGAATGTGGTCAATTTACCCAACACAAGTACAAGCTATTGTTGATGCAATGAAACCAGACTTTACTGAGTTAGAAGCTGCACAAAATATTTTATTAGCTGCACAAGATGCTGAGTGGGGACCAATTCAATATGATGGTGAGTTACACGATAGAGCAACTTATAGATATTTCTGGGAACTAGTTCAAAGAGCAAAATTCTCTGGTGCTAAATTATTAGATGATGTTGAAAAAAGATTTTTTGCATAA
- a CDS encoding DUF5718 family protein translates to MNRYHLNIEELKDYLGFGVAGNFANHLGEAGEADEFSVIKTEEKDAPKGLFPFYIPNHNSFLGNFPISSDKVNHNNIEHLQVEAEVALLCDFVYENDKLIDIIPKYFGAFNDCSNRIQDGNKLSTKKNWGENSKGISNDLIKIDSFEEDGILNKYHIASFIRRNGILKDYGTVSAVRSYSYFFKQLKDWMIDKFNTQEDMGPLEELKPFIKYMNKYKGLLIAAGATAYTDFGKTHFLEKGDEIFVYVYDAHFHSFEDIMQDMSGMDLHLSKCSKLHQIVE, encoded by the coding sequence ATGAATAGATATCATTTAAATATTGAAGAATTAAAAGATTATTTAGGTTTTGGTGTTGCAGGAAACTTTGCAAATCATTTAGGTGAAGCAGGAGAAGCTGACGAATTTTCTGTTATAAAAACAGAAGAAAAAGATGCTCCAAAAGGACTTTTCCCTTTTTATATTCCAAATCATAACAGTTTTTTAGGTAACTTTCCTATTAGTTCAGATAAAGTAAATCATAACAATATAGAACATCTTCAAGTTGAAGCTGAAGTTGCCCTACTTTGTGATTTTGTATATGAAAATGATAAATTAATAGATATTATTCCTAAATATTTTGGAGCATTTAATGACTGTTCAAATCGAATTCAAGATGGAAATAAATTAAGTACTAAAAAAAACTGGGGAGAGAACTCAAAAGGAATTTCAAATGATTTAATAAAAATTGATTCTTTTGAAGAAGATGGAATTTTAAATAAATATCATATTGCTTCTTTCATTAGAAGAAATGGAATTTTAAAAGATTATGGAACAGTTAGTGCAGTAAGATCATACTCTTACTTTTTTAAACAATTAAAAGATTGGATGATTGATAAATTTAATACCCAAGAAGATATGGGACCATTAGAAGAACTTAAACCTTTTATAAAATATATGAATAAGTATAAAGGTCTTTTAATAGCTGCAGGAGCAACTGCTTATACTGATTTTGGGAAAACTCATTTTTTAGAAAAAGGTGATGAAATTTTTGTTTATGTTTATGATGCACACTTTCATTCTTTTGAAGATATAATGCAAGATATGTCAGGAATGGATTTACATCTTTCTAAATGTAGTAAATTACATCAAATCGTAGAATAA
- a CDS encoding methyl-accepting chemotaxis protein translates to MLKSNKMSFGNKLLFSIIGTTLIVFSLTIFFVTKYSYEATQTSAQQYIQELSNSYASKVQGEVNLSVKLLKALKTKFQEAINHDTILNKKEVIAMLSTILEDNSQLIGIWWGMKDKTLLFEPRDIAENSPKSWYTEDNEFSPYITRGEGGKVILQSSSTYNEENAWVKGPKESGKLFITKPYLYPVNGKDVLMSTVAIPLYKNGTYVGVMGIDISLDTFVKMSSSKKVYDTGYTFLLDYYGMVLGHPNKDYLGKKILDFSKNDKDFTKIVNDSKKGLDYSFIKESLDTDIKSYYYAKPFEIGSTGKFWTFVVLAPVEEYLSLANYIRDFSIVGSLFGILIIALVIYVSIRKLKINLDLISSGLSSFFKYLNKEDKDTKEIALFSDDEFGKMAKDINSNIEKIKVGIEEDNKLINNVKTIVNRVSDGYLDKKIDASTSNDSLNELKNLLNDMLSNLEELIGKDLNKISDILAKYTQRDFTAKLEIETSGKIGKELIEMNRMMTSMLQDNQEDGLSLQKSSNELTSNVQTLSSNATSQAASLEQTAASIDEITSNIESTSQKAQEMLSISNETKTSANQGKELATNTVQSMDEINETVMTINEAITVIDQIAFQTNILSLNAAVEAATAGEAGKGFAVVAQEVRNLASRSAEAAKEIKDLVENATARANNGKSISSKMIEGFNQLEEKIAKTNSLIDDVSNAAKEQSIGMTQIADAMGQLDQFTQENASIADKTNGIARHTNSIANDVVNNVNKNKFEGKEL, encoded by the coding sequence ATGTTAAAAAGTAATAAAATGAGTTTTGGAAATAAACTTCTATTTTCAATCATTGGTACAACTTTAATTGTCTTTAGTTTAACTATATTCTTTGTTACTAAATATTCTTATGAAGCAACACAAACAAGTGCGCAACAGTATATACAAGAATTATCCAATAGTTATGCTTCAAAGGTACAAGGGGAAGTAAATCTTTCAGTAAAACTGCTAAAAGCTTTAAAAACAAAGTTCCAAGAAGCAATAAATCATGACACTATTCTTAATAAAAAAGAAGTAATTGCCATGTTAAGTACAATATTAGAAGATAATTCTCAACTAATAGGTATTTGGTGGGGGATGAAAGATAAGACTCTACTTTTTGAACCTAGAGATATTGCTGAAAACTCTCCTAAATCATGGTATACAGAAGATAATGAATTTTCTCCTTATATTACAAGGGGAGAAGGTGGAAAAGTAATATTACAAAGTTCTTCTACTTATAATGAAGAAAATGCTTGGGTAAAAGGTCCTAAAGAAAGTGGAAAACTTTTTATAACAAAACCTTATTTATATCCTGTAAATGGAAAAGATGTTTTAATGAGTACAGTAGCTATTCCTTTATATAAAAATGGCACTTATGTTGGTGTTATGGGTATAGATATATCCCTTGATACTTTTGTAAAAATGTCATCATCAAAAAAAGTATATGATACAGGTTATACATTTTTATTAGATTACTATGGAATGGTATTAGGTCATCCAAATAAAGACTATTTAGGTAAAAAAATTCTAGATTTCTCAAAAAATGATAAGGATTTTACAAAAATAGTAAATGATAGTAAAAAAGGATTAGATTACTCATTTATAAAAGAATCATTAGATACTGATATAAAATCTTATTATTATGCAAAACCTTTTGAAATAGGTAGCACAGGTAAATTTTGGACTTTTGTAGTATTAGCTCCTGTTGAAGAATATTTATCATTAGCAAACTATATTAGAGACTTTTCTATTGTTGGTTCACTTTTCGGTATTTTAATTATTGCTTTAGTAATTTACGTAAGTATTAGAAAGTTAAAAATAAATTTAGATTTAATTAGTTCAGGACTAAGTTCTTTCTTTAAATATTTAAATAAAGAAGACAAAGATACAAAAGAAATAGCTCTATTTTCAGATGATGAATTTGGAAAAATGGCAAAAGATATTAATAGTAATATTGAAAAAATCAAAGTAGGTATAGAAGAAGACAATAAACTAATTAACAATGTTAAAACTATTGTAAATAGAGTTTCAGATGGATACTTAGATAAAAAAATAGATGCATCCACTTCAAATGATTCTTTAAATGAATTGAAAAACTTATTAAATGATATGCTTTCAAATCTAGAAGAACTTATTGGAAAAGATTTAAATAAAATAAGTGATATTCTTGCAAAATATACACAAAGAGATTTTACTGCTAAACTTGAAATTGAAACATCAGGGAAAATAGGAAAAGAGCTTATTGAAATGAATAGAATGATGACTAGTATGCTTCAAGATAATCAAGAAGATGGTTTGTCATTACAAAAAAGTTCTAACGAACTTACATCAAATGTTCAAACATTAAGTAGTAATGCCACTTCACAAGCAGCAAGTTTAGAGCAAACAGCTGCCTCAATTGATGAAATTACTAGTAATATTGAAAGTACAAGCCAAAAAGCACAAGAAATGTTAAGTATTTCAAATGAAACAAAAACTTCTGCAAACCAAGGTAAAGAATTAGCAACGAATACAGTACAATCAATGGATGAAATAAATGAAACGGTAATGACTATTAATGAAGCTATCACAGTAATTGACCAAATAGCATTTCAAACAAATATTCTATCACTAAATGCAGCAGTAGAAGCAGCAACAGCTGGAGAAGCTGGAAAAGGTTTTGCAGTTGTAGCACAAGAAGTTAGAAATCTAGCATCAAGATCAGCTGAAGCAGCAAAAGAAATTAAAGATTTAGTTGAAAATGCAACAGCAAGGGCAAATAATGGTAAATCAATAAGTAGTAAAATGATTGAAGGATTTAACCAATTAGAAGAAAAGATTGCAAAAACAAATAGTTTAATAGATGATGTTTCAAATGCAGCAAAAGAACAATCAATTGGAATGACACAAATTGCTGATGCTATGGGACAATTAGACCAGTTTACTCAAGAAAATGCATCAATTGCCGATAAAACAAATGGCATTGCAAGACATACAAATAGTATTGCAAATGATGTAGTAAATAATGTTAATAAAAATAAATTTGAAGGTAAAGAACTTTAG
- a CDS encoding NAD(P)-dependent alcohol dehydrogenase: MKGFAMMSIGQVGWVDKERPNCGPMDAICRPIALAPCTSDVHTVWAGALGDRHELILGHESVGEIVEVGSLVKDFKVGDKVLIPAITPDWNSLAAQGGYSMHSGGLLSGWKFSNFKDGVFAEFFHVNDADGNLALLPQGMDLASACMLADMVPTGVHGVELADIQFGDKVVVIGIGPVGLMAVAAASIRGASEIYAVGSRPNCVALAKEFGASEIINYHDGDIAEQILEKVGLVDRVIIAGGTVDTFAQAIKILKPGGKIGNVNYLGKGDSVNIPRVEWGFGMSHKSIVGGLMPGGRLRMEKLASLVTSGRLNPGKLVTHTFKGLESVEEALLLMKDKPKDLIKPLILL, from the coding sequence ATGAAGGGTTTTGCAATGATGAGTATAGGACAAGTTGGATGGGTAGATAAAGAACGTCCAAATTGTGGTCCAATGGATGCAATATGTCGTCCGATTGCTTTAGCTCCATGCACATCTGATGTTCATACTGTATGGGCAGGAGCACTAGGAGATAGACATGAACTAATTTTAGGTCATGAATCTGTAGGAGAAATTGTAGAAGTTGGTTCTTTAGTAAAAGATTTTAAAGTTGGAGATAAGGTTTTAATTCCAGCAATTACACCAGATTGGAACTCATTAGCAGCCCAAGGTGGATATTCTATGCACTCAGGAGGTTTACTTTCTGGTTGGAAATTTTCAAATTTTAAAGATGGAGTTTTTGCTGAGTTCTTCCATGTAAATGATGCAGATGGTAATCTTGCTTTATTACCTCAAGGAATGGATTTAGCAAGTGCTTGTATGCTTGCAGATATGGTTCCAACAGGCGTTCATGGAGTTGAACTTGCTGATATCCAATTTGGAGACAAAGTTGTGGTCATTGGTATTGGACCTGTAGGACTAATGGCTGTTGCAGCAGCTTCAATTAGAGGAGCTTCTGAAATATATGCTGTTGGGTCAAGACCAAATTGTGTTGCCTTAGCTAAAGAATTTGGAGCAAGTGAAATTATAAATTATCATGATGGAGATATTGCTGAACAAATTTTAGAAAAAGTTGGATTAGTAGATAGAGTAATTATTGCAGGAGGAACAGTTGATACTTTTGCTCAAGCAATTAAAATATTAAAACCTGGTGGAAAAATTGGAAATGTAAACTATCTTGGAAAAGGAGACTCTGTAAATATTCCTAGAGTTGAATGGGGATTTGGAATGAGTCATAAATCAATAGTTGGTGGTTTAATGCCAGGAGGTAGACTTAGAATGGAGAAATTAGCTTCATTAGTAACTTCAGGAAGATTGAACCCAGGAAAACTAGTAACACATACTTTTAAAGGTTTAGAAAGTGTAGAAGAAGCACTTTTATTAATGAAAGATAAACCAAAAGATTTAATAAAACCTTTAATTCTTTTATAA
- a CDS encoding flavin reductase family protein — protein sequence MIIDYKEVNDLNRYKIMSDTVVPRPIAWIVTEDDGVINAAPFSYFVPLSSNPAVVIVSIGEKEKGVPKDSLHNILKHKKATICFVNKENTEQVKLCANNLDKEDSEVQKYEIEVERPLNDFPPMISSTQTALFCEFYQKVDIPGKTTPIILEVKKQYIEDGRLDERFHVHVENVGRSGAFFKAMVDL from the coding sequence ATGATTATTGACTATAAAGAAGTAAATGACTTAAATCGATATAAAATTATGTCAGATACTGTTGTTCCAAGACCTATTGCTTGGATTGTTACAGAAGATGATGGAGTAATAAATGCTGCACCATTTTCTTATTTTGTTCCTCTTTCAAGTAATCCTGCTGTAGTAATTGTATCAATTGGAGAAAAGGAAAAAGGTGTACCCAAAGATAGTTTACATAATATTTTAAAACATAAAAAAGCAACTATATGTTTTGTAAATAAAGAAAATACAGAGCAAGTAAAGCTTTGTGCTAATAATTTAGATAAAGAAGATAGTGAAGTGCAAAAGTATGAAATTGAAGTAGAAAGACCACTTAATGACTTTCCCCCTATGATAAGTTCAACTCAAACAGCACTTTTTTGTGAGTTTTACCAAAAAGTTGATATTCCTGGGAAGACAACACCAATAATACTTGAAGTAAAAAAACAATATATAGAAGATGGAAGATTAGATGAAAGATTTCATGTTCATGTGGAAAATGTAGGAAGAAGTGGAGCTTTTTTTAAAGCTATGGTTGATTTGTAG